The following coding sequences lie in one Spirosoma sp. KUDC1026 genomic window:
- a CDS encoding family 16 glycoside hydrolase, with product MFYLIAAQARTIGLGGLLLSGLLGSVSGQPQPTGAQPGTIPLTDLQSFRQAGGASSGDAAPGKNWRIVGDVNADLSRENTITTKAGTGVLVNQNDSKNNSNLLTKFEHGDIDLEFDYLMAKGSNSGVYLQGRYEIQLMDSWGSKTAKVGDNGSIYQRWDDNRPAGQQGYEGQAARQNASRAPGLWQHMRISFLAPRFDASGRKIENAKIIRAELNGVTIHENVTLTGPTRGPLKNDETAKGPLLIQGDHGPVAFRNIRYVAFDKPRPELVDLTYAVYGGQFDKEPGNDSNPPEAKGPANGLTAGVTRNANNFLIRYNGTLRVKEAGTYTLSLNGAGGFTRLKIGDKVVVPWSNAGRRPGVQLTLPAGDQPVEILYSKLSARATPSINLALQGDGLREFIVGDNSVEFGGDGPILIDAPKTTVLRSFMDVPNENGQGRRVRVTHAVSVGSPEQVHYTYDLDKGAIVQVWRGQFLDATPMWNNRGDGSSRPTGMVQRLGVPALAIGRMASAQAAWATDTAGSSFRPLGYALDENDQPTFMYTAHGVSVDDAIRVLPNGEGIRREMTFKSPVDGLVARLAEGGSIETLADNNYLIDGKAYYLRLDDSKGLKPTVRQMGNRQELIVPVKNNTLSYSILF from the coding sequence ATGTTTTACCTCATTGCCGCCCAGGCGCGGACGATTGGACTTGGCGGATTACTCCTGAGTGGTCTGCTCGGTTCGGTATCAGGCCAGCCACAACCGACGGGAGCGCAGCCCGGTACAATACCGCTGACGGATCTGCAGTCATTTCGACAAGCTGGCGGGGCATCATCTGGCGACGCAGCACCGGGTAAAAACTGGCGTATTGTTGGCGATGTCAACGCCGATCTGAGTCGCGAGAACACCATAACGACCAAAGCCGGAACGGGCGTACTGGTCAATCAGAACGACAGCAAAAACAACAGTAACCTGCTGACGAAGTTCGAACACGGCGATATCGATCTCGAATTTGACTACCTGATGGCGAAAGGCTCCAACTCGGGCGTCTATCTGCAGGGACGATACGAAATTCAGCTCATGGATAGCTGGGGTAGCAAAACCGCCAAAGTTGGTGACAATGGCTCCATCTACCAGCGCTGGGACGACAATCGGCCGGCCGGCCAGCAGGGCTACGAAGGGCAGGCCGCCCGCCAGAATGCCAGCCGGGCACCCGGTCTGTGGCAGCACATGCGGATCTCCTTCCTGGCTCCTCGCTTCGACGCCAGTGGCCGCAAAATTGAAAATGCCAAGATTATCCGGGCTGAGCTGAACGGCGTAACGATTCACGAAAATGTTACGTTGACTGGCCCAACCCGTGGTCCGTTGAAAAACGACGAAACCGCGAAGGGCCCGCTGCTGATTCAGGGCGATCACGGCCCCGTGGCGTTCCGGAATATTCGTTACGTAGCGTTTGATAAACCCCGGCCCGAACTGGTCGATCTGACCTATGCCGTGTACGGTGGTCAGTTCGACAAAGAACCTGGCAACGATAGCAACCCGCCCGAAGCAAAGGGCCCGGCCAACGGACTGACGGCGGGCGTTACTCGTAACGCAAACAACTTCCTGATTCGCTATAACGGTACCCTGCGGGTGAAGGAAGCCGGTACATACACCCTGAGTCTGAACGGAGCTGGTGGGTTTACGCGGCTAAAGATCGGCGACAAAGTCGTTGTTCCCTGGAGTAATGCCGGTCGGCGTCCGGGCGTCCAGTTGACGCTGCCCGCTGGTGACCAACCGGTCGAGATCCTGTACTCGAAGCTGTCGGCCCGGGCTACCCCGTCGATTAATCTGGCATTGCAGGGCGACGGCCTGCGTGAGTTCATCGTGGGCGATAACAGTGTCGAATTTGGGGGTGATGGCCCAATCTTAATCGATGCGCCGAAGACGACGGTTTTGCGTAGTTTCATGGATGTCCCGAACGAAAATGGGCAAGGGCGCCGGGTGCGTGTTACGCACGCGGTATCGGTGGGTAGTCCTGAGCAGGTCCATTATACGTACGACCTGGACAAAGGGGCTATCGTGCAGGTATGGCGTGGTCAGTTTCTCGATGCTACGCCCATGTGGAACAACCGGGGCGATGGTTCGTCGCGGCCAACGGGTATGGTACAGCGACTGGGCGTTCCAGCCCTGGCGATTGGCCGGATGGCCTCCGCGCAGGCAGCCTGGGCTACCGACACAGCAGGCAGCTCGTTTCGGCCATTGGGATATGCCTTGGACGAGAACGACCAGCCGACGTTTATGTACACTGCACATGGCGTCAGCGTAGACGATGCCATTCGGGTACTGCCCAACGGCGAAGGAATCCGGCGGGAGATGACGTTTAAGAGCCCAGTGGATGGACTAGTTGCCCGGCTGGCCGAAGGAGGTTCTATCGAAACCCTGGCTGATAATAATTACCTGATTGATGGAAAAGCGTATTACCTGCGGCTGGACGACAGTAAGGGCCTCAAGCCTACCGTTCGGCAAATGGGGAACCGGCAGGAGCTGATTGTACCCGTGAAAAATAATACGCTGAGTTATTCGATCCTATTCTGA